In the Chroococcidiopsis sp. SAG 2025 genome, one interval contains:
- the nth gene encoding endonuclease III: protein MNITRKWASKKQRALEILVRLKRLYPNAPCTLNYATPVQLLVATILSAQCTDERVNLVTPALFGQFPDAEALAKAEPVEIENLIRSTGFYRNKAKNIQAACRILVAEYGGKVPPSMEQLLRLPGVARKTANVVLAHAFGINAGVTVDTHVKRLSYRLGLTKNTDPIHIERDLIRLLPSDDWENFSIRIIYHGRAICKARNPTCQACLLSDLCPSANVRE from the coding sequence GTGAACATAACTCGGAAGTGGGCATCGAAAAAACAACGGGCATTGGAAATTCTAGTGCGCCTGAAGCGGCTGTACCCCAATGCCCCTTGTACGCTCAATTATGCAACGCCTGTTCAGCTTCTGGTTGCAACTATACTTTCAGCTCAGTGTACGGACGAGCGCGTGAACTTAGTCACGCCTGCTTTATTCGGGCAGTTTCCCGATGCTGAAGCACTAGCTAAGGCGGAACCAGTTGAGATTGAAAATCTCATCCGTTCGACAGGGTTCTATCGCAACAAAGCTAAGAACATTCAAGCCGCCTGCCGGATCTTGGTAGCAGAATATGGAGGAAAAGTCCCTCCCAGCATGGAACAGCTCCTACGCTTGCCAGGAGTGGCGCGAAAAACGGCAAATGTGGTGCTGGCTCATGCCTTTGGAATTAATGCTGGAGTCACGGTAGATACCCACGTCAAACGCTTGAGCTATCGTTTAGGATTGACGAAAAATACAGATCCCATTCACATCGAGCGCGATTTGATTCGGTTGCTCCCCTCAGATGACTGGGAAAACTTTTCAATTCGGATTATTTATCACGGACGAGCTATTTGCAAAGCACGCAATCCTACATGTCAGGCATGTTTGCTCTCCGATTTGTGTCCCTCGGCTAATGTAAGGGAGTAG
- the aat gene encoding leucyl/phenylalanyl-tRNA--protein transferase, whose protein sequence is MTKYDVSAIVEGYAQGYFLMADETGDNLSWYSCGDRAFIPLDERFHYPKSLQRVLNSNRFTVAINRDFKAVVAGCANRQTTWISSQLKEIYWLLYQSGYAYSFETWQGDELAGGILGIAIGGAFIGESMFYHIPEASKVAMVRLVERLRDRHFVFFDAQMMNPHLARFGAYTVSEKEYRSLLRLAWKSSCSFA, encoded by the coding sequence ATGACCAAATATGATGTGTCTGCAATTGTAGAGGGATATGCCCAGGGCTATTTCCTGATGGCTGACGAAACAGGTGACAATTTGAGTTGGTATTCTTGCGGCGATCGCGCTTTCATTCCCTTGGATGAAAGATTTCATTATCCTAAGTCTTTACAGCGAGTTTTAAACTCTAACCGTTTTACTGTTGCCATTAACCGCGATTTCAAAGCTGTGGTAGCTGGATGTGCTAACCGCCAAACAACTTGGATTTCCTCTCAATTAAAAGAAATTTACTGGTTGCTCTATCAATCTGGTTATGCTTATAGTTTTGAAACTTGGCAAGGAGATGAATTAGCAGGAGGAATCTTAGGAATTGCGATTGGAGGTGCTTTTATCGGTGAGTCAATGTTTTATCACATCCCCGAAGCTTCTAAAGTCGCAATGGTGAGGTTAGTCGAAAGATTGCGCGATCGCCACTTTGTTTTCTTCGACGCTCAAATGATGAACCCTCACCTAGCAAGATTTGGGGCTTACACAGTCAGCGAGAAAGAATATCGTTCTTTACTCCGTCTCGCCTGGAAAAGCTCTTGCTCGTTTGCTTAG
- the serS gene encoding serine--tRNA ligase has protein sequence MLDIKQIRENPQAVQERLQRRGDYDLQPLLELDRQQRDLEQARSQLQARSNEIGKLVGQKIKSGSSPDSPEVQDLREEGNTIKTRLSELEPQERELKEQIETFLLTIPNLPSDSTPIGKNEAENIEVRRWGDEYLPQNANILPHWEIGEKLGLLNFERSTKIAQSRFVSLIGIGAQLERALIQFMLDRQTAAGYVEIIPPFLINSQSLTASGQLPKFAEESFKCANDDLWLSPTAEVPIANLYRGEILAAEDLPIYYCAHTPCFRREAGSYGRDTRGLIRLHQFNKVELFKFVHPDTSEQEHQKLLHDAEAILQALQLPYRVLELCTGDLGFSSTKTYDLEVWLPSSEKYREISSCSNCMDFQARRGSIRFKEAGKKGTQYVHTLNGSGLAVGRTMAAILENYQQSDGTVKVPEVLQPYLRREVIGEG, from the coding sequence GTGCTGGATATCAAGCAAATTAGAGAAAATCCCCAAGCCGTGCAAGAACGGTTGCAGCGTCGTGGCGACTATGACTTGCAACCATTGTTGGAGTTAGACCGTCAACAGCGGGACTTAGAACAAGCGCGATCGCAACTTCAAGCCCGTAGTAACGAAATTGGTAAACTCGTCGGACAAAAAATTAAATCTGGTAGCAGTCCTGACTCTCCAGAAGTGCAAGATTTGCGAGAAGAAGGTAACACGATCAAAACTCGGTTGAGCGAACTCGAACCGCAAGAAAGAGAGCTAAAAGAACAAATCGAAACTTTCTTGCTAACAATTCCTAACTTACCAAGCGATTCTACTCCGATTGGCAAAAACGAAGCAGAAAACATTGAAGTGCGGCGTTGGGGCGATGAGTATCTGCCCCAAAACGCGAATATTCTGCCTCATTGGGAAATTGGTGAAAAGCTAGGTCTGCTCAATTTCGAGCGATCGACAAAAATAGCCCAAAGCCGTTTTGTCAGTTTAATTGGTATTGGGGCGCAGTTGGAAAGAGCGTTAATTCAATTCATGCTCGATCGCCAAACCGCAGCAGGTTATGTAGAAATTATCCCACCCTTTTTGATCAATTCTCAATCTCTCACAGCCTCCGGTCAACTGCCCAAATTTGCCGAAGAAAGCTTTAAGTGCGCTAATGACGATCTGTGGCTCAGTCCCACAGCTGAAGTTCCAATCGCGAATTTATATCGAGGAGAAATTTTAGCAGCCGAAGATTTGCCAATTTATTATTGCGCTCATACACCGTGTTTTCGCCGTGAAGCTGGTAGCTACGGTAGAGATACGCGAGGACTAATTCGACTGCACCAATTTAATAAAGTCGAATTATTCAAATTCGTTCATCCCGATACCTCGGAACAAGAGCATCAAAAACTATTGCACGACGCAGAAGCGATCTTACAGGCATTACAACTGCCTTATAGAGTACTAGAACTGTGTACGGGCGATCTCGGTTTTTCGTCTACAAAAACCTATGACTTAGAAGTGTGGCTACCCTCATCGGAAAAATATCGAGAAATTTCTAGTTGCTCTAACTGCATGGATTTTCAAGCCCGTAGGGGTAGTATCCGGTTTAAGGAAGCAGGCAAAAAAGGAACCCAGTACGTCCACACCCTGAACGGTTCCGGCTTAGCTGTAGGTCGGACAATGGCAGCAATCTTAGAAAATTACCAGCAGTCAGATGGCACGGTAAAAGTACCGGAGGTGTTGCAACCGTACTTAAGGCGAGAAGTCATTGGGGAGGGGTGA
- a CDS encoding DUF3611 family protein: MFDKSGTKPPPASLESIANQFRLTGWIGFWSQIVLGVVSAIVLLLFAVFSQRTGSPSNNPGTGFGIFLAVCGLIALGMSIYCAFRYTRLGRQLRSSNPANRPRKVYTIQVIKFALVVNLVGMLLSLFGAYAIIGTLFARAISPQAIATGIFDPNRIIGGLDILAVQANTNTIFAHFLGLSSALWLLNRINRS, from the coding sequence ATGTTTGATAAGTCGGGTACGAAGCCTCCTCCGGCATCGCTTGAATCCATTGCTAACCAGTTTCGGCTGACTGGTTGGATTGGCTTTTGGTCGCAGATCGTTTTGGGTGTTGTTTCTGCCATAGTTTTGTTGCTATTTGCCGTATTCAGTCAGCGAACTGGCAGTCCTAGTAACAATCCTGGGACTGGATTTGGCATTTTTCTCGCTGTCTGTGGATTGATTGCCCTTGGCATGAGCATCTACTGTGCTTTTCGATACACCAGACTAGGCAGACAACTCCGGTCATCTAATCCTGCTAACCGTCCGCGCAAAGTTTATACAATTCAAGTCATCAAATTTGCTTTAGTCGTTAACTTGGTAGGAATGCTCTTGAGCCTGTTTGGAGCTTATGCAATTATTGGGACTCTATTTGCTAGAGCCATATCACCCCAGGCGATCGCAACCGGAATATTCGATCCCAATCGGATCATTGGCGGATTGGACATATTAGCAGTGCAAGCAAACACGAACACCATTTTTGCTCACTTTCTGGGATTATCCAGCGCCTTATGGCTACTCAATCGGATTAATCGGAGTTAA
- a CDS encoding phosphate-starvation-inducible PsiE family protein, producing MKLLRQLISPLVDKNKNPNFLGFVDKVEDFFAKLLTLAMLGVILFAIIDLGVTLAKELLLVSELGNFSAGLLKIFGLFLNILIALEITQNITSYLSSHIIQIEMVIVTSLIAVARKIIILDLGKITDSQLLALASAIIALSICYWLVRRTNAKYPPHKGH from the coding sequence ATGAAGTTATTGCGACAACTAATATCACCTCTAGTAGATAAAAACAAGAATCCCAATTTTTTAGGTTTTGTCGATAAAGTAGAAGATTTTTTTGCCAAACTCTTAACGCTAGCAATGTTAGGAGTTATTTTATTTGCCATTATAGATTTGGGCGTGACTTTAGCTAAAGAACTGCTACTTGTCTCTGAACTAGGAAATTTTTCTGCTGGCTTACTCAAAATATTTGGTTTATTTTTAAATATTCTTATTGCTCTAGAAATTACACAAAATATTACTTCTTACCTGAGCAGTCATATTATTCAAATTGAGATGGTAATTGTAACATCTTTAATTGCAGTTGCCCGTAAAATTATCATTCTCGATCTTGGGAAAATCACTGATTCTCAATTATTAGCACTTGCATCTGCAATTATTGCCCTTTCTATTTGTTACTGGTTAGTCAGACGCACCAATGCCAAATATCCGCCACACAAAGGGCATTGA
- a CDS encoding HAMP domain-containing sensor histidine kinase, with the protein MPASAEFISLCRSQVALLTQGMGAALSVVYLTERLVEEGTAQEKLIPVVAYPESAVRWKLELNSAALPATTSRPQPPRLKAKATAKNIDTVSLPELPTEANVAEAAETADKALVPSQQIVLPLLNEGVLIGLLVTSREDRAWNERERHEIERVAQTLTLARLLDRRRERSEQQLSQQKQLQAQQRELLDNLLHQFRNPLTALRTFGKLLLKRLLPGDANRAVADNIVRESDRLQELLQQFDRVIDMTEEDLEPTKSLPPATEVRSAIPILNPPLPLLPNREGTQSEICTIEDVLKPLLASAWAIAQERSLDLQADLPPNLPAVRAHLKELREVLSNLLDNAIKYTPPGGKIYVQAGLERDNCQGIAISDTGVGIPPQDKERIFDRHYRGRQADSDIPGTGLGLAIAKALIEQMQGTIEVFSPALWHPTPESSGGTTFIVWLLVDG; encoded by the coding sequence ATGCCTGCCAGTGCTGAGTTTATTTCATTGTGTCGCTCTCAAGTTGCCTTGCTAACCCAAGGAATGGGGGCGGCTTTGAGCGTGGTATATCTGACGGAAAGATTAGTGGAGGAAGGAACAGCCCAGGAGAAGCTGATCCCTGTTGTAGCCTATCCAGAGTCAGCAGTTAGGTGGAAGCTAGAGTTAAATAGCGCGGCACTTCCTGCTACAACAAGTCGCCCTCAGCCACCGCGATTGAAAGCAAAAGCCACTGCAAAAAATATAGATACTGTATCTTTACCGGAACTACCGACCGAGGCAAATGTAGCTGAAGCGGCAGAAACGGCAGATAAAGCCCTAGTACCGAGCCAACAGATTGTTTTACCACTGCTTAATGAAGGAGTGTTAATTGGACTACTTGTGACTAGTCGGGAGGATAGAGCATGGAACGAGCGAGAACGGCATGAAATTGAACGAGTGGCACAAACGCTAACGTTAGCAAGACTTTTAGATCGGCGACGCGAGAGATCGGAGCAGCAGCTCAGCCAGCAAAAGCAACTACAAGCCCAGCAGCGAGAGTTATTAGATAACTTACTGCACCAGTTTCGCAACCCACTGACGGCGTTGCGGACGTTCGGCAAATTGCTGCTCAAGCGCCTGCTACCTGGAGATGCAAATCGAGCTGTGGCAGACAATATCGTGAGAGAAAGCGATCGCTTGCAAGAATTGCTGCAACAATTCGATCGAGTCATCGACATGACAGAGGAAGATTTAGAACCAACCAAGTCCCTTCCTCCAGCCACAGAGGTGCGATCGGCAATACCTATACTCAATCCCCCTTTACCACTGCTGCCCAATCGCGAAGGCACTCAGAGCGAGATTTGCACGATTGAGGACGTGCTAAAACCCTTGCTAGCTTCTGCTTGGGCGATCGCTCAAGAACGCAGCTTAGATCTGCAAGCAGATCTGCCACCAAATTTACCAGCAGTGCGCGCTCATCTAAAAGAATTGCGTGAGGTATTAAGCAATTTGCTTGACAATGCGATTAAATATACTCCGCCTGGAGGCAAAATTTACGTCCAAGCAGGATTAGAGCGAGATAACTGCCAGGGCATCGCCATTAGTGACACGGGGGTAGGTATTCCCCCGCAAGATAAGGAGCGAATTTTCGATCGCCACTACCGAGGTAGACAAGCAGATTCAGATATTCCTGGCACGGGTTTGGGACTAGCAATTGCTAAGGCACTGATCGAACAAATGCAAGGCACGATTGAAGTTTTTAGTCCTGCTTTGTGGCATCCTACTCCAGAAAGTAGCGGGGGAACTACGTTTATTGTTTGGTTATTAGTTGACGGTTGA
- the rpsN gene encoding 30S ribosomal protein S14, translated as MAKKSMIEREKKRQKIVAKYADKREALLEDFHNAESQVEKLEIHRQIQRLPRSSSRTRLHNRCWVTGRPRGYYRDFGLSRNVLREWAHEGLLPGVVKSSW; from the coding sequence ATGGCTAAAAAGAGCATGATCGAGCGCGAAAAAAAGCGCCAAAAGATAGTTGCAAAGTATGCTGACAAACGTGAAGCATTACTTGAGGATTTTCACAATGCCGAATCTCAAGTCGAGAAACTAGAAATCCATCGGCAAATTCAACGCTTACCCCGCAGTAGCTCTCGCACCCGCCTCCACAATCGTTGCTGGGTTACGGGTCGTCCTAGAGGGTATTACAGAGACTTTGGGCTGTCTCGGAACGTGTTGAGAGAGTGGGCGCACGAAGGGCTATTACCAGGGGTCGTTAAGTCGAGCTGGTAA
- a CDS encoding Crp/Fnr family transcriptional regulator, which produces MSGSEFDRKVNQKDLNNRLLSALSQEAYCSLQSHLEIVSLAFKQVLFQPQERIPYVYFPTSCLVSLLTVMTDGTAVEVGVVGNDGMAGIPLFLGTDISSFRAVVQIPGEAIRLRADVFKQAIAQVDTLSLWIQRYINLLLIQIAQTSGCNSRHTVEQRCCRWLLMMHDSARDNKFEMTQEFLAQMLCVRRASVTEVALKLQKIGLLQYNRGKMTICDRQGLEATACECYSLLRAERDRLFS; this is translated from the coding sequence ATGAGTGGGTCTGAATTCGATCGAAAAGTTAATCAAAAGGATCTAAACAATCGCTTACTATCTGCTTTATCTCAAGAAGCCTATTGCAGCCTCCAATCTCATCTCGAAATTGTTTCTTTGGCATTCAAACAGGTTTTGTTTCAGCCACAAGAGCGAATACCTTATGTCTATTTTCCAACTAGTTGTTTGGTTTCCCTCTTAACTGTCATGACAGACGGTACAGCAGTAGAGGTCGGTGTGGTAGGTAACGATGGCATGGCAGGGATTCCCTTATTTTTGGGAACAGACATATCCAGCTTTAGGGCAGTCGTCCAAATTCCCGGGGAAGCAATACGGCTGAGAGCAGATGTCTTCAAGCAAGCGATCGCTCAAGTTGATACTCTATCGCTCTGGATACAACGGTATATCAATCTCCTTCTAATCCAAATTGCTCAAACATCTGGCTGTAACAGCCGCCACACCGTTGAACAACGATGCTGTCGCTGGTTGCTGATGATGCACGATAGTGCCAGGGACAATAAATTTGAAATGACCCAAGAGTTTTTAGCTCAAATGCTTTGCGTGCGTCGCGCTAGCGTGACAGAGGTGGCATTAAAACTGCAAAAAATCGGGTTACTTCAATATAATCGCGGTAAGATGACAATTTGCGATCGCCAAGGTTTAGAGGCGACAGCCTGCGAGTGTTACAGTTTGCTCCGAGCAGAACGCGATCGCTTGTTTAGTTGA
- a CDS encoding DUF3155 domain-containing protein: protein MARRRKRKSRRRQEGRRILEHVPQYSIESGEDKPVTAARKFIQAEGIAPPALLLVKRNEHTTDRYFWAEKGLFGAQYVEENHFLFPSLRVLENPPEKELVAAHR from the coding sequence TTGGCAAGAAGACGCAAGCGCAAAAGTCGTCGTCGCCAGGAAGGACGTCGCATCCTCGAGCATGTGCCTCAATATAGCATTGAAAGTGGCGAAGATAAACCCGTGACTGCTGCTCGGAAGTTTATTCAAGCGGAGGGAATTGCTCCGCCTGCATTGCTGCTGGTTAAGCGAAACGAGCACACTACAGATCGCTACTTCTGGGCAGAAAAAGGTTTGTTTGGGGCGCAGTATGTAGAAGAGAATCATTTCTTGTTCCCTAGTCTACGGGTACTAGAAAATCCTCCTGAAAAGGAACTCGTTGCCGCACACAGGTAG
- a CDS encoding Crp/Fnr family transcriptional regulator: MSDSEANELYRKNHLLAALPTEEYQRLLPHLEVVCLPHRQILHQINEIIEYIYLPTQALVSMVSLMEDGATLEVGVIGRDGIVGLPVCWGGGSATTQAIVQIPGSAIRIAADRFKAEFESHEALYHLILLYTQALFTQVVQTAACNRRHTVEQQLARWLLSIEDRIESEQLLLTQEFIAQMLGIRRSGVTVAATALQQAGMIRYSRGKIAITNRHLLQSTACECYKVVKNEFDRLIRLAHNA; encoded by the coding sequence GTGTCGGATTCTGAAGCTAACGAGCTTTATCGAAAAAATCACTTGCTGGCTGCTTTGCCAACGGAGGAATACCAGCGCCTACTGCCTCACTTAGAAGTTGTCTGCTTACCTCATCGGCAGATTTTGCATCAAATTAACGAGATAATCGAATACATTTATTTGCCCACTCAAGCATTAGTCTCAATGGTATCGCTGATGGAGGACGGAGCGACATTAGAGGTAGGTGTGATAGGAAGAGATGGCATAGTAGGTTTACCAGTCTGCTGGGGAGGTGGCAGCGCCACAACTCAGGCGATTGTCCAGATTCCAGGCAGTGCTATAAGGATTGCAGCCGATCGCTTCAAAGCCGAGTTCGAGTCTCACGAAGCGCTCTATCATTTGATACTACTTTATACCCAAGCTTTGTTTACTCAAGTTGTTCAAACAGCTGCCTGCAACCGTCGCCATACCGTGGAGCAGCAACTAGCACGGTGGTTGTTATCAATCGAAGATCGAATTGAGTCCGAACAGTTGTTGCTCACTCAGGAATTTATCGCTCAAATGTTGGGTATCCGTCGTTCTGGAGTGACTGTAGCGGCTACAGCTTTACAACAAGCAGGAATGATTCGCTATTCCCGTGGCAAAATTGCTATTACTAATCGCCATCTGCTGCAATCTACTGCCTGTGAGTGTTACAAAGTCGTCAAAAATGAGTTCGATCGCTTAATTCGTTTAGCACACAATGCCTAA
- a CDS encoding cofactor assembly of complex C subunit B: MTPILSSTLLLTLLLSVGLFFFIRASTKDRTQTLHLVSAQPEASLMAQLQQYLRSRSYTVSEVDAEKNSVTFEGFIRPSLFLAVFLSMLATVGILCLILVWSLLFPNWTAAFSLLILLAPTAGIFYWKKAGRKERVSLKLEANTGDRISPQSLLTVTAHRDELIQLQRSLNLKPAE, translated from the coding sequence ATGACTCCGATTCTCTCATCAACCCTACTGCTGACTTTATTGCTGTCAGTGGGGCTATTTTTCTTCATTCGAGCCTCGACTAAAGACCGAACGCAAACGCTCCATCTGGTGTCCGCGCAGCCAGAGGCTTCGTTGATGGCGCAACTGCAACAGTATTTGCGCTCGCGTTCCTACACTGTGTCTGAGGTGGATGCTGAGAAAAATTCTGTTACGTTTGAGGGATTTATCCGACCGAGCTTGTTTCTAGCTGTGTTTCTCTCAATGCTTGCCACGGTGGGAATTCTTTGCCTGATCTTGGTTTGGTCGTTACTATTTCCAAACTGGACGGCGGCTTTCTCGCTCCTGATTTTGCTAGCTCCAACAGCAGGTATTTTCTATTGGAAAAAAGCAGGCAGGAAAGAACGGGTATCTCTTAAATTAGAGGCAAATACGGGCGATCGCATCTCGCCACAAAGCCTGCTCACAGTCACCGCTCATCGGGATGAGTTAATTCAATTGCAGCGATCGCTGAATTTGAAGCCAGCAGAATAA
- a CDS encoding FAD-binding oxidoreductase, with the protein MKIYDWIVVGGGITGAALSYELVQQGFSVLLLEQDPTGQNATRYSYGGLAFWSGTTDMMRQLCAEGIACYRILSEELAADTQFRELDLLLTIAADDDPAAVAATYADFAIPPQLLSISEACELEPLLNPDAIAGALTVKHGHINAEKTAQAYIQAFLRAGGEMQFAQVLKLWQQGDKVEGVKTTVETYYSANTAICAGGLSRALLKAAGISVKLYFTHAELIDIPPVDIQLRSLVMPARLQRFQLEAASTTNDRLWDEQGLELAPPILDTGAIQFLDGSLRLGQLSRTLTDTQATINPEASEATIRAGVGQILPALKDLSGTWHHCLVSFSRVSEAERSYPLPLIGNIPGKTGIHIFSGFSNPLVIIPPLAQRFARSVNS; encoded by the coding sequence ATGAAAATATACGATTGGATTGTGGTAGGTGGAGGTATTACTGGCGCAGCGTTGAGCTACGAATTAGTTCAACAAGGCTTTTCCGTCCTGCTGCTAGAACAAGATCCAACAGGGCAAAATGCAACTCGCTACAGCTATGGTGGTTTAGCTTTTTGGTCTGGTACTACCGACATGATGCGTCAATTGTGCGCTGAAGGAATCGCCTGTTATCGCATTCTTTCGGAAGAATTAGCCGCCGACACTCAATTTCGGGAACTAGACTTACTGCTGACAATTGCAGCTGATGACGACCCCGCAGCAGTCGCCGCTACCTATGCCGATTTTGCCATTCCGCCGCAACTCCTCAGCATTTCAGAAGCTTGCGAATTAGAACCATTATTAAACCCCGACGCGATCGCAGGAGCATTGACGGTAAAACACGGTCATATCAATGCTGAAAAAACCGCTCAAGCCTACATCCAAGCCTTTCTACGGGCGGGGGGTGAGATGCAGTTTGCTCAAGTACTCAAACTCTGGCAACAAGGCGACAAGGTAGAAGGGGTAAAAACCACCGTCGAGACGTATTACAGTGCCAACACGGCGATCTGCGCGGGTGGATTGAGTCGTGCTTTACTCAAAGCAGCAGGCATTTCGGTCAAACTCTACTTTACTCATGCTGAATTAATTGACATTCCACCAGTTGACATCCAATTGCGATCGCTCGTGATGCCAGCTCGACTTCAACGCTTTCAACTAGAAGCCGCATCGACGACAAACGATCGCCTCTGGGACGAACAAGGATTAGAACTCGCACCCCCAATTTTAGATACTGGGGCAATTCAATTTCTCGATGGTAGCCTGCGATTAGGACAGTTGAGCCGCACTTTGACCGATACCCAAGCCACCATTAATCCCGAAGCCAGCGAAGCTACTATTCGAGCTGGTGTAGGGCAAATTTTACCAGCACTCAAAGACCTGTCGGGAACTTGGCATCACTGTTTAGTTAGTTTCAGCCGCGTTAGCGAAGCTGAACGAAGTTATCCCCTGCCACTAATCGGTAACATCCCTGGCAAAACAGGTATCCACATCTTCTCTGGATTCAGCAATCCCCTCGTTATCATCCCACCCCTAGCGCAGCGCTTTGCTCGTTCGGTTAACAGTTAA
- a CDS encoding PadR family transcriptional regulator — MRIEDIYQFFQNPPPTYLSQELAVCYVLSVLLKGESYGTELIQKLESEYPNYRLSDTVLYSALKFLEDEKAILGYWKKVEGRGRPRRMYQISPEWQVQAQELSRLWQEYISKVVR; from the coding sequence ATGAGAATTGAGGATATTTATCAGTTTTTCCAAAATCCTCCTCCGACCTATTTGAGCCAAGAACTTGCAGTATGTTACGTGCTGTCAGTTTTGTTAAAAGGAGAATCCTACGGCACGGAACTGATTCAAAAGCTGGAGAGCGAATACCCTAATTATCGCCTTTCCGATACAGTCCTTTACAGCGCACTTAAGTTCCTGGAAGATGAAAAGGCAATTCTCGGTTACTGGAAGAAGGTTGAGGGCAGAGGGCGACCACGACGGATGTATCAGATAAGCCCAGAATGGCAAGTACAGGCGCAGGAGTTATCTCGACTGTGGCAAGAGTATATTAGTAAGGTGGTACGCTAA
- the rseP gene encoding RIP metalloprotease RseP produces MSVLAAIAVLAVLILVHELGHFIAARSQGIHVNRFSLGFGPILWKYQGPETEYAVRAFPLGGFVGFPDDDPDSTIPPNDPNLLRNRPILDRAIVISAGVIANLIFAYLLLVTQVGTVGVQKFVPEPGVLVPVVATDVSSVAAKAGIQPGDVILAIEGKRLEAVPGTLEYVKQTIATHPNQPLELQLQRGDRTLDLTITPERSPEGQGRIGVQLNPNGKLETRRAANIVQAFNLGANEFQKIVVLTGQGFVQLISNFSQTANQVAGPVKIVEFGANIAQSNPANLLQFAALISINLAIINILPLPALDGGQLAFLFVEGLRGKPLPTRIQDGVMQTGLMLLLGLGIFLIVRDTANLPWVQKFFQ; encoded by the coding sequence ATGTCAGTTTTGGCAGCGATCGCAGTCTTAGCCGTTTTAATTTTGGTACACGAGCTAGGACACTTTATAGCCGCACGGTCACAGGGCATTCATGTCAATCGTTTTTCCTTGGGCTTTGGACCGATTTTGTGGAAATATCAGGGACCGGAAACCGAATACGCGGTTCGTGCTTTTCCCTTGGGTGGTTTCGTGGGATTTCCTGACGACGATCCCGATAGTACGATTCCGCCTAATGACCCCAATCTTTTACGCAATCGCCCGATTCTCGATCGCGCAATTGTCATTAGCGCTGGGGTAATTGCCAACTTAATTTTTGCCTACTTGCTTTTAGTGACTCAAGTAGGAACTGTAGGCGTGCAAAAATTCGTCCCCGAACCTGGGGTACTCGTCCCTGTGGTGGCTACAGATGTGAGTTCTGTGGCTGCTAAGGCTGGCATTCAACCAGGAGATGTAATTTTAGCGATCGAGGGAAAGCGATTAGAGGCTGTTCCCGGGACTTTGGAATACGTCAAGCAGACGATCGCAACGCACCCCAACCAACCTTTAGAACTACAACTTCAACGGGGCGATCGAACTCTAGATTTAACTATTACGCCAGAACGCAGCCCTGAAGGTCAAGGACGGATCGGCGTTCAACTCAACCCCAACGGTAAACTAGAAACTCGCCGTGCTGCAAATATTGTGCAAGCTTTCAACCTGGGAGCAAACGAATTCCAAAAAATTGTCGTTCTCACGGGTCAGGGATTCGTCCAACTGATTAGTAACTTCAGCCAAACTGCCAACCAAGTTGCAGGACCAGTCAAAATTGTAGAATTTGGCGCAAATATTGCCCAATCGAATCCAGCTAATTTACTTCAATTTGCCGCTTTAATCAGCATCAACCTTGCTATCATCAACATCTTGCCTCTACCAGCTCTAGATGGTGGTCAATTGGCATTCTTATTTGTGGAAGGACTGCGTGGTAAGCCCCTACCGACTCGTATTCAAGACGGCGTAATGCAAACAGGGCTAATGCTATTGTTAGGATTGGGAATTTTCCTGATCGTGCGCGATACTGCTAACCTACCTTGGGTGCAAAAGTTCTTTCAGTGA
- a CDS encoding ChaB family protein: protein MAYNNVEELPAEITEKLPQHGQQIFLAAFNAAQSDGMSEDAAMNVAWNSVSQEYEQGEDGKWHQKPEDTAVHDKSTVSGGN from the coding sequence GTGGCTTACAACAATGTAGAAGAATTACCAGCAGAAATTACAGAAAAGTTACCCCAACACGGACAGCAGATCTTTTTAGCCGCATTTAATGCCGCACAGTCAGATGGGATGAGTGAAGACGCTGCAATGAATGTTGCTTGGAACAGCGTTAGCCAAGAATACGAGCAAGGGGAAGATGGTAAGTGGCATCAGAAACCAGAAGATACCGCAGTACACGATAAGTCTACCGTATCTGGTGGCAATTAG